From Oreochromis niloticus isolate F11D_XX linkage group LG14, O_niloticus_UMD_NMBU, whole genome shotgun sequence, one genomic window encodes:
- the vwa7 gene encoding von Willebrand factor A domain-containing protein 7 isoform X2 encodes METMIKRRHIAFLSNNDKSPGLTTAEQTGPWILESCGRGGEIQCSHGLPELHKDFYSHSNWVEMGQSSIYLHLLQPDEPAVPVAKEDTPTCMECFSTTCRNNLLPRLKTTQENSQLLTTGYFSTFPPKPQGKCSHGGILDSSRYLGAKGGINKDSTSPLFSPHHYLHLKAATLATEATLTVLRDLRDSVGHRNFLKLFSVKQVPALVFVMDTTGSMFEEIHAARLRAQSIIQSRANSPGQLGTFVLVPFHDPGVGPAYETDDPGQFMQHMEELMALGGGDEPEMCLSAIQLALTHSPPLSEIFVFTDASPKDAHLFDVVKALSLEKQSKVTFLLTEDPNYTKESRGRLMRRKRRSREPLSPDRFNLYSSLSSLSGGLTIFTTNSDIHRVSTIVEDNTAADKVTLLHVESHKNLMSVHTFRVDSSVKSVTLHVSGTMMECILTSPSDQSQSLLNEEGPLAVIQQFQGLYRISLFPPLQPGQWKLQAKSDGHLTFNVIGDSGVDFLYYFAIVTNETHPGLARVDGNPTAGVPAFLVVVVTGLGSVKEASFSHATLLGAEGESLQQVKLNSSSSSIYSLEELVGLVDPVPRVPFCIRLSGQDSRGNKLERVSTEMVEPTHIQIQVLSLPDLVPGQSAVVNFEIQNHGAARNFSLTADDDCGYLHMTGPHSFPVAEQRSFRDQVSLHTPATAQAGVTVTLTLTVNDLHSADSNYAVAYLTVVPQDSDTSPPSCSAARVQSNCSAICNATSWSVSLSVSDIGHSGLDALQLQEGEGILTLFHRTPTSEDSLGEPGLELQQTKRDKSTNGDYHHHQEQHNQKARLETGGPTFNISEWLLDVSQPLFVRYTSSCCSTQAEMLVWDKAGNMKRCHLTPGQKRQLQNKSTETSGTGQKMPGFFFLLLGLLCFPLL; translated from the exons ATGGAAACCATGATAAAGAGGAG ACATATTGCATTTCTTTCAAATAATGATAAAAGTCCTGGTCTAACGACTGCAGAGCAGACTGGGCCGTGGATTTTGGAGAGCTGTGGGAGAGGTGGTGAAATCCAATGCAGCCACGGACTTCCGGAGCTCCACAAG GACTTCTACAGCCACAGTAACTGGGTGGAGATGGGCCAGAGTTCTATTTACCTCCATCTGCTTCAGCCAGACGAGCCTGCCGTGCCTGTAGCTAAAG AAGACACACCTACCTGTATGGAGTGCTTCAGCACCACCTGTCGAAACAACCTTCTGCCAAGACTGAAAACCACACAGGAAAACTCTCAGCTGCTCACCACTGGATATTTCAGCACTTTTCCTCCAAAACCTCAGG gcaAATGCAGTCATGGAGGTATTCTAGACAGCAGCCGCTACTTGGGCGCCAAAGGGGGCATCAACAAGGACAGCACCTCACCTCTCTTCTCTCCTCATCATTACCTCCATCTCAAAGCTGCCACTTTGGCTACTGAGGCCACCCTGACTGTGCTGAGAGACCTCAGAGACTCTGTGGGCCACAGAAACTTTCTCAA ACTCTTTAGTGTGAAGCAAGTTCCTGCACTGGTTTTTGTCATGGACACCACAGGCAGCATGTTTGAGGAGATCCACGCTGCTCGTCTTCGGGCTCAATCCATCATACAGAGCCGAGCCAACAGCCCAGGGCAACTTGGCACCTTCGTGCTCGTCCCCTTCCACGATCCAG GAGTAGGACCAGCGTATGAGACTGATGATCCAGGCCAGTTCATGCAGCACATGGAGGAGCTGATGGCTCTTGGAGGAGGAGATGAACCAGAGATGTGCCTCTCTGCAATTCAG CTGGCACTCACTCACAGTCCACCTCTGTCTGAGATCTTCGTGTTCACTGACGCTTCCCCTAAAGACGCCCATTTATTCGATGTGGTGAAGGCCCTCTCCCTTGAGAAACAGAGCAAG GTGACTTTTCTCCTTACTGAAGATCCCAACTACACCAAAGAGAGCCGAGGCAGGttaatgaggaggaagaggagaagtaGAGAACCTTTATCTCCTGATCGTTTTAATCTCTACTCTTCACTGTCCTCCCTGTCAGGAGGATTAACAATATTCACCACCAACTCTGACATACACAGGGTCTCCACAATAGTGGAGGACAACACAGCAGCTGACAAG GTGACCCTCCTCCATGTGGAAAGTCACAAAAACTTGATGTCCGTTCATACATTTAGAGTTGACAGCTCGGTAAAAAGTGTCACCCTACATGTCTCTGGCACTATGATGGAGTGTATTCTTACCAGTCCATCAG ACCAAAGTCAGTCTCTGTTGAATGAAGAAGGTCCCCTAGCAGTGATACAGCAATTTCAGGGACTGTACCGCATCAGTCTGTTTCCTCCTTTACAGCCTGGCCAGTGGAAACTGCAAGCCAAGAGCGATGGGCATCTTACGTTCAATGTCATAG GTGACAGTGGTGTAGACTTCCTGTATTATTTTGCAATTGTAACCAATGAGACACACCCGGGTCTGGCCAGAGTTGATGGTAATCCCACAGCAG GTGTTCCTGCTTTTCTGGTGGTGGTTGTTACAGGCCTGGGTTCAGTTAAAGAGGCATCTTTTAGTCATGCAACACTGCTGGGGGCTGAAGGAGAGAGTCTTCAGCAGGTGAAGCTCAACTCCTCATCTTCATCTATCTATTCCTTGGAGGAGCTGGTGGGCTTGGTGGACCCTGTTCCCAGAGTTCCCTTCTGCATTAGACTTTCAGGCCAGGACAGCAGAGGAAACAAACTGGAGAGGGTTTCCACAGAGATGGTGGAGCCCACTCACATTCAGATACAG GTGCTTTCTCTTCCTGACCTCGTGCCTGGTCAGAGTGCAGTGGTGAACTTTGAGATCCAAAACCATGGTGCAGCACGGAACTTCAGTTTGACAGCCGATGATGACTGTGGATATCTTCATATGACAGGGCCACACAG CTTTCCTGTAGCAGAACAAAGGTCTTTTCGTGACCAGGTGTCCCTCCACACTCCTGCCACAGCTCAGGCAGGGGTGACAGTCACCCTTACACTGACTGTAAATGATCTTCATTCTGCTGACTCAAATTATGCAGTGGCCTACTTGACTGTGGTCCCTCAG GATTCAGACACGTCCCCACCATCCTGCTCTGCAGCACGAGTCCAATCTAACTGTTCTGCAATTTGCAACGCGACTAGCTGgagtgtgtctctgtctgtatCAGATATCGGACACTCTGGCCTTGATGCTCTGCAGCTACAGGAGGGTGAAGGTATTCTGACTTTGTTCCACAGGACCCCAACCTCAGAAGACAGCCTTGGAGAGCCTGGCCTTGAGCTGCAACAGACAAAGAGGGATAAATCAACAAATGGagactaccaccaccaccaagaACAGCACAACCAAAAGGCCAGATTAGAGACAGGAGGCCCCACTTTCAATATTTCTGAATGGTTGCTGGATGTATCTCAGCCACTGTTTGTGAGGTACACATCCAGCTGCTGCTCTACTCAGGCAGAGATGCTGGTTTGGGACAAAGCTGGAAACATGAAACGCTGCCATCTAACACCTGGTCAGAAGAGGCAGCTACAAAACAAGAGTACAGAAACCAGTGGGACTGGACAGAAAATGCCCGGCTTCTTTTTCTTGCTGTTAGGCCTGCTGTGCTTTCCTCTGCTTTAG
- the vwa7 gene encoding von Willebrand factor A domain-containing protein 7 isoform X3: protein METMIKRSPGLTTAEQTGPWILESCGRGGEIQCSHGLPELHKDFYSHSNWVEMGQSSIYLHLLQPDEPAVPVAKEDTPTCMECFSTTCRNNLLPRLKTTQENSQLLTTGYFSTFPPKPQGKCSHGGILDSSRYLGAKGGINKDSTSPLFSPHHYLHLKAATLATEATLTVLRDLRDSVGHRNFLKLFSVKQVPALVFVMDTTGSMFEEIHAARLRAQSIIQSRANSPGQLGTFVLVPFHDPGVGPAYETDDPGQFMQHMEELMALGGGDEPEMCLSAIQLALTHSPPLSEIFVFTDASPKDAHLFDVVKALSLEKQSKVTFLLTEDPNYTKESRGRLMRRKRRSREPLSPDRFNLYSSLSSLSGGLTIFTTNSDIHRVSTIVEDNTAADKVTLLHVESHKNLMSVHTFRVDSSVKSVTLHVSGTMMECILTSPSDQSQSLLNEEGPLAVIQQFQGLYRISLFPPLQPGQWKLQAKSDGHLTFNVIGDSGVDFLYYFAIVTNETHPGLARVDGNPTAGVPAFLVVVVTGLGSVKEASFSHATLLGAEGESLQQVKLNSSSSSIYSLEELVGLVDPVPRVPFCIRLSGQDSRGNKLERVSTEMVEPTHIQIQVLSLPDLVPGQSAVVNFEIQNHGAARNFSLTADDDCGYLHMTGPHSFPVAEQRSFRDQVSLHTPATAQAGVTVTLTLTVNDLHSADSNYAVAYLTVVPQDSDTSPPSCSAARVQSNCSAICNATSWSVSLSVSDIGHSGLDALQLQEGEGILTLFHRTPTSEDSLGEPGLELQQTKRDKSTNGDYHHHQEQHNQKARLETGGPTFNISEWLLDVSQPLFVRYTSSCCSTQAEMLVWDKAGNMKRCHLTPGQKRQLQNKSTETSGTGQKMPGFFFLLLGLLCFPLL, encoded by the exons ATGGAAACCATGATAAAGAGGAG TCCTGGTCTAACGACTGCAGAGCAGACTGGGCCGTGGATTTTGGAGAGCTGTGGGAGAGGTGGTGAAATCCAATGCAGCCACGGACTTCCGGAGCTCCACAAG GACTTCTACAGCCACAGTAACTGGGTGGAGATGGGCCAGAGTTCTATTTACCTCCATCTGCTTCAGCCAGACGAGCCTGCCGTGCCTGTAGCTAAAG AAGACACACCTACCTGTATGGAGTGCTTCAGCACCACCTGTCGAAACAACCTTCTGCCAAGACTGAAAACCACACAGGAAAACTCTCAGCTGCTCACCACTGGATATTTCAGCACTTTTCCTCCAAAACCTCAGG gcaAATGCAGTCATGGAGGTATTCTAGACAGCAGCCGCTACTTGGGCGCCAAAGGGGGCATCAACAAGGACAGCACCTCACCTCTCTTCTCTCCTCATCATTACCTCCATCTCAAAGCTGCCACTTTGGCTACTGAGGCCACCCTGACTGTGCTGAGAGACCTCAGAGACTCTGTGGGCCACAGAAACTTTCTCAA ACTCTTTAGTGTGAAGCAAGTTCCTGCACTGGTTTTTGTCATGGACACCACAGGCAGCATGTTTGAGGAGATCCACGCTGCTCGTCTTCGGGCTCAATCCATCATACAGAGCCGAGCCAACAGCCCAGGGCAACTTGGCACCTTCGTGCTCGTCCCCTTCCACGATCCAG GAGTAGGACCAGCGTATGAGACTGATGATCCAGGCCAGTTCATGCAGCACATGGAGGAGCTGATGGCTCTTGGAGGAGGAGATGAACCAGAGATGTGCCTCTCTGCAATTCAG CTGGCACTCACTCACAGTCCACCTCTGTCTGAGATCTTCGTGTTCACTGACGCTTCCCCTAAAGACGCCCATTTATTCGATGTGGTGAAGGCCCTCTCCCTTGAGAAACAGAGCAAG GTGACTTTTCTCCTTACTGAAGATCCCAACTACACCAAAGAGAGCCGAGGCAGGttaatgaggaggaagaggagaagtaGAGAACCTTTATCTCCTGATCGTTTTAATCTCTACTCTTCACTGTCCTCCCTGTCAGGAGGATTAACAATATTCACCACCAACTCTGACATACACAGGGTCTCCACAATAGTGGAGGACAACACAGCAGCTGACAAG GTGACCCTCCTCCATGTGGAAAGTCACAAAAACTTGATGTCCGTTCATACATTTAGAGTTGACAGCTCGGTAAAAAGTGTCACCCTACATGTCTCTGGCACTATGATGGAGTGTATTCTTACCAGTCCATCAG ACCAAAGTCAGTCTCTGTTGAATGAAGAAGGTCCCCTAGCAGTGATACAGCAATTTCAGGGACTGTACCGCATCAGTCTGTTTCCTCCTTTACAGCCTGGCCAGTGGAAACTGCAAGCCAAGAGCGATGGGCATCTTACGTTCAATGTCATAG GTGACAGTGGTGTAGACTTCCTGTATTATTTTGCAATTGTAACCAATGAGACACACCCGGGTCTGGCCAGAGTTGATGGTAATCCCACAGCAG GTGTTCCTGCTTTTCTGGTGGTGGTTGTTACAGGCCTGGGTTCAGTTAAAGAGGCATCTTTTAGTCATGCAACACTGCTGGGGGCTGAAGGAGAGAGTCTTCAGCAGGTGAAGCTCAACTCCTCATCTTCATCTATCTATTCCTTGGAGGAGCTGGTGGGCTTGGTGGACCCTGTTCCCAGAGTTCCCTTCTGCATTAGACTTTCAGGCCAGGACAGCAGAGGAAACAAACTGGAGAGGGTTTCCACAGAGATGGTGGAGCCCACTCACATTCAGATACAG GTGCTTTCTCTTCCTGACCTCGTGCCTGGTCAGAGTGCAGTGGTGAACTTTGAGATCCAAAACCATGGTGCAGCACGGAACTTCAGTTTGACAGCCGATGATGACTGTGGATATCTTCATATGACAGGGCCACACAG CTTTCCTGTAGCAGAACAAAGGTCTTTTCGTGACCAGGTGTCCCTCCACACTCCTGCCACAGCTCAGGCAGGGGTGACAGTCACCCTTACACTGACTGTAAATGATCTTCATTCTGCTGACTCAAATTATGCAGTGGCCTACTTGACTGTGGTCCCTCAG GATTCAGACACGTCCCCACCATCCTGCTCTGCAGCACGAGTCCAATCTAACTGTTCTGCAATTTGCAACGCGACTAGCTGgagtgtgtctctgtctgtatCAGATATCGGACACTCTGGCCTTGATGCTCTGCAGCTACAGGAGGGTGAAGGTATTCTGACTTTGTTCCACAGGACCCCAACCTCAGAAGACAGCCTTGGAGAGCCTGGCCTTGAGCTGCAACAGACAAAGAGGGATAAATCAACAAATGGagactaccaccaccaccaagaACAGCACAACCAAAAGGCCAGATTAGAGACAGGAGGCCCCACTTTCAATATTTCTGAATGGTTGCTGGATGTATCTCAGCCACTGTTTGTGAGGTACACATCCAGCTGCTGCTCTACTCAGGCAGAGATGCTGGTTTGGGACAAAGCTGGAAACATGAAACGCTGCCATCTAACACCTGGTCAGAAGAGGCAGCTACAAAACAAGAGTACAGAAACCAGTGGGACTGGACAGAAAATGCCCGGCTTCTTTTTCTTGCTGTTAGGCCTGCTGTGCTTTCCTCTGCTTTAG
- the vwa7 gene encoding von Willebrand factor A domain-containing protein 7 isoform X1 has product MSQHRGIWRRQVHLFTLPYLLLLASPCVGFLPDFWSRVLTLSWDSHTHQYITERAILNVTLETLSGLKKHHGNHDKEESRLGRGFWRAVGEVVKSNAATDFRSSTRSDPVYHFDSEHIESATVMLRRFWTHTVLSVRAKEYQSARHSLGQLFHSLQDFYSHSNWVEMGQSSIYLHLLQPDEPAVPVAKEDTPTCMECFSTTCRNNLLPRLKTTQENSQLLTTGYFSTFPPKPQGKCSHGGILDSSRYLGAKGGINKDSTSPLFSPHHYLHLKAATLATEATLTVLRDLRDSVGHRNFLKLFSVKQVPALVFVMDTTGSMFEEIHAARLRAQSIIQSRANSPGQLGTFVLVPFHDPGVGPAYETDDPGQFMQHMEELMALGGGDEPEMCLSAIQLALTHSPPLSEIFVFTDASPKDAHLFDVVKALSLEKQSKVTFLLTEDPNYTKESRGRLMRRKRRSREPLSPDRFNLYSSLSSLSGGLTIFTTNSDIHRVSTIVEDNTAADKVTLLHVESHKNLMSVHTFRVDSSVKSVTLHVSGTMMECILTSPSDQSQSLLNEEGPLAVIQQFQGLYRISLFPPLQPGQWKLQAKSDGHLTFNVIGDSGVDFLYYFAIVTNETHPGLARVDGNPTAGVPAFLVVVVTGLGSVKEASFSHATLLGAEGESLQQVKLNSSSSSIYSLEELVGLVDPVPRVPFCIRLSGQDSRGNKLERVSTEMVEPTHIQIQVLSLPDLVPGQSAVVNFEIQNHGAARNFSLTADDDCGYLHMTGPHSFPVAEQRSFRDQVSLHTPATAQAGVTVTLTLTVNDLHSADSNYAVAYLTVVPQDSDTSPPSCSAARVQSNCSAICNATSWSVSLSVSDIGHSGLDALQLQEGEGILTLFHRTPTSEDSLGEPGLELQQTKRDKSTNGDYHHHQEQHNQKARLETGGPTFNISEWLLDVSQPLFVRYTSSCCSTQAEMLVWDKAGNMKRCHLTPGQKRQLQNKSTETSGTGQKMPGFFFLLLGLLCFPLL; this is encoded by the exons ATGTCACAGCACAGAGGAATCTGGAGGAGGCAGGTGCACCTGTTCACCCTCCCTTACCTTCTTCTCCTGGCTTCACCGTGCGTGGGTTTCCTCCCTGACTTTTGGTCTAGAGTGCTGACTCTGTCCTGGGACTCACATACTCACCAGTACATTACAGAGCGGGCCATTCTAAATGTTACCCTGGAGACTCTGAGCGGACTAAAAAAACACCATGGAAACCATGATAAAGAGGAG AGCAGACTGGGCCGTGGATTTTGGAGAGCTGTGGGAGAGGTGGTGAAATCCAATGCAGCCACGGACTTCCGGAGCTCCACAAGGTCTGACCCAGTTTACCACTTTGATTCAGAGCATATTGAAAGTGCCACAGTCATGCTACGACGGTTCTGGACCCACACTGTGCTCTCAGTGCGGGCCAAAGAGTATCAAAGTGCCCGTCATAGCCTGGGTCAGCTATTTCATTCACTGCAG GACTTCTACAGCCACAGTAACTGGGTGGAGATGGGCCAGAGTTCTATTTACCTCCATCTGCTTCAGCCAGACGAGCCTGCCGTGCCTGTAGCTAAAG AAGACACACCTACCTGTATGGAGTGCTTCAGCACCACCTGTCGAAACAACCTTCTGCCAAGACTGAAAACCACACAGGAAAACTCTCAGCTGCTCACCACTGGATATTTCAGCACTTTTCCTCCAAAACCTCAGG gcaAATGCAGTCATGGAGGTATTCTAGACAGCAGCCGCTACTTGGGCGCCAAAGGGGGCATCAACAAGGACAGCACCTCACCTCTCTTCTCTCCTCATCATTACCTCCATCTCAAAGCTGCCACTTTGGCTACTGAGGCCACCCTGACTGTGCTGAGAGACCTCAGAGACTCTGTGGGCCACAGAAACTTTCTCAA ACTCTTTAGTGTGAAGCAAGTTCCTGCACTGGTTTTTGTCATGGACACCACAGGCAGCATGTTTGAGGAGATCCACGCTGCTCGTCTTCGGGCTCAATCCATCATACAGAGCCGAGCCAACAGCCCAGGGCAACTTGGCACCTTCGTGCTCGTCCCCTTCCACGATCCAG GAGTAGGACCAGCGTATGAGACTGATGATCCAGGCCAGTTCATGCAGCACATGGAGGAGCTGATGGCTCTTGGAGGAGGAGATGAACCAGAGATGTGCCTCTCTGCAATTCAG CTGGCACTCACTCACAGTCCACCTCTGTCTGAGATCTTCGTGTTCACTGACGCTTCCCCTAAAGACGCCCATTTATTCGATGTGGTGAAGGCCCTCTCCCTTGAGAAACAGAGCAAG GTGACTTTTCTCCTTACTGAAGATCCCAACTACACCAAAGAGAGCCGAGGCAGGttaatgaggaggaagaggagaagtaGAGAACCTTTATCTCCTGATCGTTTTAATCTCTACTCTTCACTGTCCTCCCTGTCAGGAGGATTAACAATATTCACCACCAACTCTGACATACACAGGGTCTCCACAATAGTGGAGGACAACACAGCAGCTGACAAG GTGACCCTCCTCCATGTGGAAAGTCACAAAAACTTGATGTCCGTTCATACATTTAGAGTTGACAGCTCGGTAAAAAGTGTCACCCTACATGTCTCTGGCACTATGATGGAGTGTATTCTTACCAGTCCATCAG ACCAAAGTCAGTCTCTGTTGAATGAAGAAGGTCCCCTAGCAGTGATACAGCAATTTCAGGGACTGTACCGCATCAGTCTGTTTCCTCCTTTACAGCCTGGCCAGTGGAAACTGCAAGCCAAGAGCGATGGGCATCTTACGTTCAATGTCATAG GTGACAGTGGTGTAGACTTCCTGTATTATTTTGCAATTGTAACCAATGAGACACACCCGGGTCTGGCCAGAGTTGATGGTAATCCCACAGCAG GTGTTCCTGCTTTTCTGGTGGTGGTTGTTACAGGCCTGGGTTCAGTTAAAGAGGCATCTTTTAGTCATGCAACACTGCTGGGGGCTGAAGGAGAGAGTCTTCAGCAGGTGAAGCTCAACTCCTCATCTTCATCTATCTATTCCTTGGAGGAGCTGGTGGGCTTGGTGGACCCTGTTCCCAGAGTTCCCTTCTGCATTAGACTTTCAGGCCAGGACAGCAGAGGAAACAAACTGGAGAGGGTTTCCACAGAGATGGTGGAGCCCACTCACATTCAGATACAG GTGCTTTCTCTTCCTGACCTCGTGCCTGGTCAGAGTGCAGTGGTGAACTTTGAGATCCAAAACCATGGTGCAGCACGGAACTTCAGTTTGACAGCCGATGATGACTGTGGATATCTTCATATGACAGGGCCACACAG CTTTCCTGTAGCAGAACAAAGGTCTTTTCGTGACCAGGTGTCCCTCCACACTCCTGCCACAGCTCAGGCAGGGGTGACAGTCACCCTTACACTGACTGTAAATGATCTTCATTCTGCTGACTCAAATTATGCAGTGGCCTACTTGACTGTGGTCCCTCAG GATTCAGACACGTCCCCACCATCCTGCTCTGCAGCACGAGTCCAATCTAACTGTTCTGCAATTTGCAACGCGACTAGCTGgagtgtgtctctgtctgtatCAGATATCGGACACTCTGGCCTTGATGCTCTGCAGCTACAGGAGGGTGAAGGTATTCTGACTTTGTTCCACAGGACCCCAACCTCAGAAGACAGCCTTGGAGAGCCTGGCCTTGAGCTGCAACAGACAAAGAGGGATAAATCAACAAATGGagactaccaccaccaccaagaACAGCACAACCAAAAGGCCAGATTAGAGACAGGAGGCCCCACTTTCAATATTTCTGAATGGTTGCTGGATGTATCTCAGCCACTGTTTGTGAGGTACACATCCAGCTGCTGCTCTACTCAGGCAGAGATGCTGGTTTGGGACAAAGCTGGAAACATGAAACGCTGCCATCTAACACCTGGTCAGAAGAGGCAGCTACAAAACAAGAGTACAGAAACCAGTGGGACTGGACAGAAAATGCCCGGCTTCTTTTTCTTGCTGTTAGGCCTGCTGTGCTTTCCTCTGCTTTAG